One region of Vitis vinifera cultivar Pinot Noir 40024 chromosome 1, ASM3070453v1 genomic DNA includes:
- the LOC100250206 gene encoding equilibrative nucleotide transporter 1: MGISGEDTESSRLLTTTSTGSPCKIPKDSYHFAYIIYFTLGAGFLLPWNAFITAVDYFSYLYPDVSVDRIFAVVYMVVALFCLLLIIAYTHKSDAFVRINIGMAIFIVGLLVVPIMDVVYIKGQTGLYSGFYVTVAAVGLSGLGDALVQGGVIGSAGEMPERYMQAVVAGTAASGVLVSFLRIFTKAVFSQDTQGLRRSAILYFSVSIVVMAVCIVFYNVAHRLPVIKYYRNLKAQAVNEEKEEKGSLTAAVWGATLWDILGRVKWYGFGILLIYVVTLSIFPGYITEDVHSKVLKDWYPILLIAGYNVFDLVGKSLTAVYLLENAKIAISACIARLLFYPLFLVCLHGPEFFRTEIPVTVLTCLLGLTNGYLTSVLMILAPKAVQLQHAETAGIVIVLFLVVGLAIGSIVAWFWVI, encoded by the exons ATGGGCATCTCCGGCGAAGATACCGAATCTTCCCGCCTCCTCACCACTACCTCCACTGGATCTCCTTGCAAGATTCCTAAAGATTCTTACCACTTTGCCTACATCATCTACTTTACCCTGGGCGCCGGTTTCCTCCTTCCCTGGAACGCCTTCATCACCGCCGTCGATTACTTCTCCTACCTCTATCCAGATGTCAGCGTCGATCGCATCTTCGCCGTCGTTTACATGGTGGTCGCTCTCTTCTGCCTCCTCCTTATTATCGCCTACACCCACAAGTCAGACGCCTTCGTCCGCATCAACATCGGCATGGCCATCTTCATCGTCGGTCTTCTCGTGGTTCCGATAATGGATGTTGTGTACATAAAGGGCCAGACAGGGCTCTATTCGGGCTTTTATGTGACTGTTGCGGCCGTTGGACTTTCGGGTTTGGGCGATGCATTGGTACAGGGCGGGGTCATCGGGTCCGCCGGTGAGATGCCGGAGCGGTACATGCAAGCCGTCGTCGCCGGAACTGCAGCCTCCG GGGTGCTTGTTTCATTTCTAAGGATCTTCACCAAGGCTGTGTTTTCACAAGATACCCAGGGCCTGAGAAGAAGTGCAATCCTGTATTTTTCAGTGAGTATTGTCGTTATGGCAGTATGCATTGTCTTTTACAATGTGGCGCACAGGCTTCCAGTTATTAAGTACTATAGAAATCTAAAGGCACAGGCAGTTAATgaggagaaagaagagaaaggtTCCTTGACAGCAGCTGTATGGGGAGCAACCTTATGGGATATATTAGGGAGAGTCAAGTGGTATGGGTTTGGCATCCTCCTCATCTATGTTGTCACTTTGTCAATATTTCCAGGATATATCACAGAGGATGTGCATTCCAAGGTCCTCAAGGACTGGTACCCAATCCTCCTCATTGCTGGCTACAATGTGTTTGACTTGGTTGGCAAGTCTCTAACAGCAGTATACCTCCTTGAGAATGCAAAGATTGCAATTAGCGCTTGCATTGCAAGATTATTGTTTTATCCTCTCTTCTTAGTTTGCTTGCATGGCCCCGAATTCTTCCGAACAGAGATTCCGGTGACAGTACTGACTTGTCTTCTGGGACTTACCAATGGCTACTTAACGAGTGTGTTGATGATTTTGGCTCCTAAAGCTGTCCAATTACAGCATGCTGAGACTGCAGGCATTGTGATTGTACTGTTCTTAGTTGTTGGCCTTGCTATTGGTTCAATTGTTGCTTGGTTCTGGGTCATATGA
- the LOC100248463 gene encoding probable serine/threonine-protein kinase PBL28: protein MAKSMSNFPSFNPVKHQKPPTSIIFIILTTIISSVLSELLVTDCSLDIQFSSPGNDSYSEAGNWGGFLYHKGCAVAFEGYLYALGRQANKTGRIFSNSTEQKNCLDSMKSIGEDGLSCGIERLVTGASDCSDYTVKDVDDKLGKRLRKLGEDCQSLGSEGKPDHQDCNACLRSWDEIGGSGDERADVCRFSVLVSLISKRIGEKKWVQEVCRCLRKQSTPMAMDGQEGSVEKKPNIRKGLYFVIGGLMGIAVIVLIASWILCSRRHKDDYPKGKDASDDSESEEFRCLNISIKEIYSATNNLSASNFIGQGIAGKVYRGMLSNGQHIAVKHIFDNECVETFIREVTSLSHVRHPNLVTLLGYCEKEEECFLVYELCHNGNLSEWLYGKDKVLSWILRLEIAIDCARGLWFLHTYPEGCIVHRDIKPTNILISANFHAKLSDFGLSKVMDLDQSYVSSEVRGTFGYVDPEYQINHHVNSSGDIYSFGIVLLQILSGKRVLNLNSKKPMPLDKMARFLMKGRNISEFADPKLNGEYSVEAFELILELALTCTGLKKHRPSIEQVVIILEKALDISRRVELTAPHSTPYIV, encoded by the exons ATGGCTAAATCCATGTCGAATTTCCCTAGCTTTAACCCAGTGAAGCATCAAAAACCACCAACTTCAATAATCTTCATCATCTTGACAACCATCATCAGTTCAGTGTTGTCAGAACTTTTAGTCACTGATTGCAGCCTTGATATCCAATTTTCTTCACCCGGAAACGACTCATATTCTGAAGCAGGCAATTGGGGTGGATTTCTTTACCATAAAGGTTGTGCGGTAGCTTTTGAAGGTTACTTGTATGCATTGGGGAGGCAAGCTAACAAGACCGGACGAATATTCTCCAATTCCACAGAGCAGAAAAATTGCTTAGATTCAATGAAAAGTATTGGTGAAGATGGTTTGAGTTGTGGCATCGAGAGGCTGGTCACTGGAGCCAGTGACTGCTCTGACTATACAGTAAAGGATGTTGATGATAAGCTAGGAAAAAGATTAAGGAAATTAGGTGAAGATTGCCAATCTTTGGGCTCAGAGGGCAAACCGGATCATCAGGATTGCAATGCATGTTTAAGATCATGGGACGAGATAGGTGGATCAGGAGATGAAAGAGCTGATGTTTGCAGGTTTTCAGTTTTGGTGTCATTGATAAGCAAAAGGATTGGTGAGAAGAAATGGGTGCAGGAAGTTTGTAGATGCCTCCGAAAGCAGAGCACCCCCATGGCAATGG ATGGACAAGAAGGGTCAGTTgaaaaaaaacctaatataAGAAAAG GTCTGTATTTTGTCATCGGAGGTCTAATGGGAATTGCAGTAATAGTACTGATTGCATCATGGATCTTATGCAGTAGAAGGCATAAAGACGACTACCCAAAAGGAAAAGATG CATCAGATGATTCAGAATCTGAGGAGTTTAGATGTCTTAACATATCAATTAAGGAAATTTATTCCGCCACCAACAATCTTAGTGCATCAAACTTCATTGGTCAAGGCATAGCTG GAAAAGTGTACAGAGGCATGCTATCAAATGGTCAGCATATTGCAGTTAAGCACATATTCGACAATGAGTGTGTGGAAACATTCATCAGGGAAGTTACAAGCTTATCACATGTCAGACATCCAAACCTTGTAACTTTGCTAGGCTAttgtgagaaagaagaagaatgtTTCCTGGTTTATGAACTATGCCACAATGGGAATCTCTCAGAATGGCTATATG GTAAAGACAAAGTTCTTTCCTGGATCCTAAGACTGGAGATTGCAATTGATTGTGCTAGAGGTCTCTGGTTTCTCCACACTTATCCAGAAGGCTGCATTGTTCATCGTGACATCAAG CCAACAAATATTCTCATCAGCGCTAACTTTCACGCTAAACTCTCGGATTTTGGGTTATCTAAGGTTATGGACCTGGATCAGTCCTATGTGAGCTCAGAAGTGAGAGGAACTTTTGGTTATGTTGATCCCGAGTACCAAATAAATCATCATGTAAATTCTTCAGGTGATATTTACAGTTTTGGCATAGTACTACTGCAAATTCTCTCAGGGAAGAGGGTTCTTAACCTGAATTCGAAGAAACCAATGCCTCTAGATAAAATG GCAAGATTCCTCATGAAGGGTCGAAATATATCAGAATTTGCTGATCCTAAACTTAATGGGGAATACTCAGTGGAAGCTTTTGAACTCATATTGGAGCTAGCTTTGACATGCACAGGACTAAAGAAGCATAGGCCATCCATAGAGCAAGTGGTTATAATACTAGAAAAGGCTCTTGATATCTCAAGAAGAGTGGAGCTTACTGCACCACATTCCACACCATACATCGTTTAA
- the LOC100243339 gene encoding U-box domain-containing protein 19, with protein MTHKIHASPRRILTFPAVHPCDAVAPATLLASLVNLATTICGYKSKFFAANKRNTRELIRQIGILLVFLEEILDRRLDLPASAVLSFSELHVTLQKIVYLLEDCSFGGARLLMLMKSERVSNHLRILIRATATALDVLPLELIDVSDEVKESVELTMRQARRVRFEVEADDERASKDVLLILDGFEDGVVPDRGDIRRVLDYVGIRSWSECNKEVKFLDTELGLEWSNMEKREVAFLSSLMGFMSYCRFALFDVVDGEAGQQLDKECSSDVLNCLNPDDFRCPITLELMTDPVTIETGHTYERSSILKWFRAGNPICPKTGEKVVSMDVVPNMALQRLIQQYCSANGIPISEPGHRNHDITRTVLAGSLAAEGAMKVMANFLAGRLAAGTSGERNKAAYEIRLLAKTNIFNRYCLAEAGTIPRLLHLLSSGDSSSQHNAIAALLNLSKYSKSKTIMAENGGLELIVGVLRKGLKIEVRELAAATLYYLASVEEYRKLIGEIPEAFPALLELIKTRTDRGKKNALVAIFGLLTFPDNHWRVLASGAVPLLVNLLTSSEREDLVTASLAVLATLAEKLDGTITILGTGALHLILQILNSSPSRPGIEYCVSLLLALCINGGKEVVSVLVKNPSLMGSLYSLLTEDNSRASKKARSLIRILHEFCERRASGLVTPAFPEERYVDVW; from the coding sequence ATGACTCACAAAATTCACGCCTCCCCTCGCCGGATACTCACATTTCCGGCGGTTCATCCCTGCGATGCCGTTGCCCCGGCGACGCTTCTCGCCTCTCTGGTCAATCTTGCTACCACCATTTGCGGATACAAGTCCAAATTCTTTGCTGCCAATAAGCGGAACACACGAGAATTGATTCGCCAAATAGGAATTCTTCTGGTTTTCTTGGAGGAAATCCTGGACCGGCGGCTGGATCTTCCGGCGTCGGCTGTTCTCAGCTTCTCGGAGCTCCATGTGACGCTCCAGAAGATCGTGTACTTGTTGGAAGATTGCTCGTTCGGTGGTGCCCGGTTGTTGATGCTGATGAAATCGGAGAGGGTTTCGAATCATCTTAGGATTTTGATTAGGGCTACTGCGACCGCTCTAGATGTGCTTCCTTTGGAGTTGATCGATGTGTCTGATGAAGTTAAAGAATCGGTTGAGTTGACGATGAGGCAAGCACGGAGGGTGAGATTCGAGGTTGAAGCCGATGATGAACGGGCTTCTAAGGATGTTCTTTTGATATTGGACGGATTCGAAGATGGAGTTGTTCCTGATAGAGGTGATATCAGAAGAGTTCTTGATTATGTTGGGATTCGAAGTTGGAGTGAGTGTAACAAGGAGGTTAAGTTCTTGGATACAGAGCTTGGGTTAGAGTGGTCGAATATGGAAAAGAGGGAGGTTGCTTTTCTTAGCAGTCTAATGGGGTTTATGAGCTACTGTCGCTTTGCATTGTTCGATGTTGTGGATGGCGAAGCCGGGCAACAATTGGATAAGGAATGCAGCAGTGACGTGCTTAATTGCCTTAACCCCGATGATTTTCGATGTCCTATCACTCTTGAGTTGATGACTGATCCAGTGACGATAGAGACAGGGCATACCTACGAGCgatcttccattctgaaatggTTCAGAGCAGGAAATCCCATCTGTCCCAAGACAGGTGAGAAGGTTGTGAGCATGGATGTAGTCCCCAATATGGCTCTCCAGAGGCTTATCCAGCAGTACTGTTCTGCTAATGGTATTCCAATTTCTGAGCCGGGTCATAGGAATCATGATATTACAAGGACGGTTCTAGCGGGTAGTTTAGCAGCTGAGGGAGCCATGAAAGTGATGGCCAATTTTCTTGCTGGCAGGCTTGCGGCTGGAACTAGTGGAGAGAGGAATAAAGCTGCTTACGAAATTCGTTTACTTGCTaaaacaaacattttcaatagGTACTGCTTGGCGGAAGCAGGGACAATCCCACGTCTATTGCATCTGCTTTCTTCTGGAGATTCATCCAGTCAACATAATGCCATTGCAGCCCTCTTAAACCTTTCAAAGTATTCGAAAAGCAAAACAATCATGGCTGAGAATGGGGGCTTGGAATTGATTGTAGGTGTTCTAAGGAAGGGACTAAAGATAGAGGTTCGAGAGCTTGCAGCTGCTACACTATATTACCTTGCTTCAGTGGAGGAGTACAGGAAATTAATTGGGGAAATTCCAGAGGCTTTTCCAGCTCTGCTGGAGCTCATCAAAACCAGGACCGATCGGGGCAAGAAGAATGCATTGGTTGCTATCTTTGGGCTCCTTACGTTCCCTGACAACCATTGGAGGGTGCTTGCATCAGGAGCAGTCCCCTTACTGGTCAATCTTTTGACATCTTCTGAGAGGGAAGATCTGGTAACGGCTTCTCTAGCAGTTCTAGCAACTCTAGCAGAGAAACTAGATGGAACAATTACAATCCTAGGAACGGGAGCTTTACATCTCATCTTGCAGATTCTAAATTCGTCCCCTTCAAGGCCAGGGATAGAGTATTGTGTTTCACTGTTGTTGGCTCTGTGCATCAATGGTGGGAAAGAAGTGGTTTCTGTTTTAGTAAAAAACCCTTCTCTCATGGGATCATTATATTCCCTTCTCACCGAAGACAACTCCCGAGCAAGTAAGAAGGCCAGGTCGCTCATCAGGATCCTCCATGAATTCTGTGAAAGACGTGCCTCTGGCTTGGTGACTCCAGCATTTCCAGAAGAAAGATATGTTGACGTATGGTAA
- the LOC109123564 gene encoding uncharacterized protein LOC109123564: MLDAISAIGLGYKGPNYHQLRVNLLKDAKKEVQLLVDSYRAIWAKVGCTIMGDGWTDSRQRTLINFLVYCPEGISFVKSVDASDIVKDASNLFLLFDEVIEWVGSLNVVHIVTDNAAKYVAAGILISQKHKHINWSPCATHCLNLIFKDIGKMNHVAELVRRASKVTIFVYNHVALLSWLRKREGWTEILRLGATRFATTFIALKSIHDHKHDLQALVTSKFFVDFRYSKDNKSKVAVSIILDNRFWNDCLIVVNLMSPLMRLLRIFDCDERPSMGYVYEGMYRVRLGIKKLFNHNKRLYKPYTEIIKQHWDQQLQKNIHSVAYWFKPCFQYDQENFCNKPTVIGGVMDVIDQKVLKGKLETMNEMKLFRDRLGSFGRDLAYSSREVLQPDEWWRLHGYSAPHLQKLAIQILSQTASSSGCERNWSVFERIHTKRRNRLEHQRLNDFVYIHYNFRLKNRFYNKKRINDPIDYACIDETDFWIVDDDQPAELDVEELETLLYEEGSIPINEVEGSSSHIDNEDGGDVAIEGLDVENFGFPNAYFQSPYSNFQNE, translated from the exons ATGTTAGATGCTATATCTGCAATTGGTCTTGGATATAAGGGTCCAAATTACCATCAACTGCGGGTTAATCTTTTAAAGGATGCCAAGAAGGAAGTTCAATTACTTGTGGACTCTTATCGTGCAATTTGGGCAAAAGTTGGGTGTACTATAATGGGTGATGGTTGGACAGATAGTAGACAAAGAACACTCATCAACTTCCTTGTGTATTGTCCTGAAGGAATATCGTTTGTGAAATCTGTTGATGCTTCGGACATTGTCAAGGATGCaagtaatttgtttttgttatttgatGAGGTGATTGAATGGGTGGGTTCACTCAATGTAGTTCATATTGTGACTGATAATGCAGCAAAATATGTGGCCGCGGGGATATTGATTTCTCAGAAGCATAAACACATCAATTGGTCACCTTGTGCAACTCATTGtcttaatttgatctttaaggATATTGGTAAGATGAACCATGTTGCTGAACTTGTAAGACGTGCATCAAAGGTGACAATTTTTGTGTATAATCATGTTGCTTTGTTAAGTTGgttgagaaaaagagaaggatgGACAGAGATTCTACGACTTGGTGCAACTCGCTTTGCTACTACATTCATTGCACTCAAGAGTATTCATGATCATAAACATGACTTGCAAGCTTTGGTGACTAGTAAGTTCTTTGTGGACTTTAGATATTCAAAGGATAATAAAAGTAAAGTTGCAGTTTCCATCATCTTAGATAATAGATTTtggaatgattgtttgattgttgtgaaTCTTATGTCTCCATTAATGCGCTTATTGCGTATTTTTGATTGTGATGAGAGACCTTCGATGGGATATGTGTATGAAGGCATGTATAGGGTTCGTTTGGGcataaagaaattgtttaacCACAACAAAAGACTATACAAGCCTTATACAGAGATCATAAAGCAACATTGGGATCAACAACTACAGAAAAACATTCATTCAGTAGCTTATTGGTTCAAACCATGTTTCCAATATGATCAAgaaaacttttgtaataagccaACTGTTATTGGAGGTGTCATGGATGTTATTGATCAGAAAGTTCTGAAAGGCAAGCTTGAaacaatgaatgaaatgaagttgTTTCGTGATCGATTAGGAAGTTTTGGAAGAGACCTTGCTTATTCTTCACGTGAAGTACTTCAACCTG ATGAATGGTGGAGGCTACATGGATATAGTGCACCACATTTGCAAAAGTTGGCCATTCAAATATTGAGCCAAACTGCATCGTCTTCTGGATGTGAGAGGAATTGGAGTGTCTTTGAACGTATACATACCAAAAGAAGGAATAGATTAGAACATCAAAGACTTAATGATTTTGTATACATTCATTACAATTTTCGGCTAAAAAATCG gttttataacAAGAAAAGAATTAATGATCCCATTgactatgcatgcattgatgAGACCGATTTTTGGATAGTTGATGACGATCAGCCAGCAGAGCTAGATGTTGAAGAATTAGAAACTCTTCTATATGAAGAAGGGtcaattccaataaatgaagtggaaggttcaagttctcacattg atAATGAGGATGGTGGTGACGTGGCTATAGAAGGGCTTGATGTGgagaactttggttttccaaatgcttattttcaatctccatattccaatttccaaaatgaatga
- the LOC100245071 gene encoding probable xyloglucan endotransglucosylase/hydrolase protein 33: MALLQQKLLASLLVIFGISAAVSAGNGHDAAPNVTRLTDLFGHLTFNHGFTEFFGGSNIQPINNGSYANLILNKSSGSGLVSQSKYYYGFFSAAIKLPSGYTSGVVVAFYMSNADLFPHNHDEIDIELLGHEKRKDWVLQTNMYGNGSVSTGREEKFRLWFDPTEQYHHYSFIWNRHHIVFLVDNVPVREILYNDAISSVYPSKPMSVYATIWDGSEWATHGGKYPVDYKYAPFVVSFGEMEMDGCTFDPKKKGVSCSKGSVSSRDPVDGEEFAKLSEQQRMGMEWARKKLMFYSYCKDSSRFKVLPPECKAK; the protein is encoded by the exons ATGGCTCTTCTGCAACAGAAGTTACTCGCTTCATTGCTTGTAATCTTCGGCATTAGTGCTGCTGTTTCTGCCGGCAATGGGCATGATGCAGCTCCAAACGTCACAAGATTGACGGACCTGTTTGGTCATCTCACTTTCAATCATGGCTTTACTGAATTTTTTGGAGGCTCAAATATCCAGCCCATCAATAATGGCTCCTATGCCAATCTTATTCTCAATAAATCCTCCG GAAGTGGATTGGTGTCACAGAGCAAGTATTACTATGGATTCTTCAGTGCTGCAATAAAGCTGCCCTCTGGTTACACCTCTGGAGTTGTGGTAGCCTTTTAT ATGTCTAATGCAGATCTTTTCCCTCACAACCATGATGAGATCGACATTGAATTGCTCGGTCATGAGAAGAGAAAAGACTGGGTGCTGCAGACAAATATGTATGGCAATGGCAGTGTGAGCActggaagagaagagaaattTCGACTATGGTTCGACCCAACTGAGCAGTACCATCATTACAGCTTCATCTGGAATAGACATCATATAGT GTTTCTGGTAGACAATGTACCAGTAAGAGAGATTCTTTACAATGATGCCATTTCCTCTGTTTACCCATCAAAGCCCATGTCGGTTTATGCAACAATATGGGATGGATCAGAGTGGGCAACTCATGGAGGAAAATACCCGGTTGACTATAAGTATGCCCCATTTGTGGTTTCATTTGGAGAAATGGAAATGGATGGCTGCACATTCGATCCAAAAAAGAAAGGTGTTTCATGTTCTAAAGGCAGTGTTTCAAGCAGGGACCCGGTTGATGGAGAAGAGTTTGCTAAGCTATCAGAGCAACAGAGAATGGGGATGGAGTGGGCAAGAAAGAAGCTCATGTTCTACTCATACTGCAAAGATTCTTCAAGATTTAAAGTCCTCCCACCTGAGTGCAAAGcaaaatga